The proteins below are encoded in one region of Dioscorea cayenensis subsp. rotundata cultivar TDr96_F1 chromosome 18, TDr96_F1_v2_PseudoChromosome.rev07_lg8_w22 25.fasta, whole genome shotgun sequence:
- the LOC120282456 gene encoding pectinesterase-like has product MCKFKAHFIAFSLFMAISVCTSDQIFSCTQTPFPHVCTSSMSNTIKDSLGFLNSALQATLDHAVHTHKLASSIDLSLFDERTKSAWNDCLDLCEDTISHLNKCMSPNSVSFDDSQTWLSAAIANQQTCMNGFMDFNVDPSQLPSFPLTSNNISKFISNSLAINKAISPTNFGRHRRLLSGDFPTWLSISDRKLLQSSNVKANLIVAKDGSGNYKTISEAIAASLKLRKDTSSRFIIHIKAGVYKENVEIKTSMKNIMIIGEGIDKTIVTGSKNVQDGSTTFRSATFAVTGDKFIAQDITFENTAGPQKHQAVALRSGADHSLFYRCSFKGYQDTLYVYSQRQFYRNCDIYGTVDFIFGDAAAILQNCNIYVRKSMSQQKNTVTAQGRTDPNENTGIIVHNSLVSATSELQSVQGSFKTSLGRPWQKYSRTVFMKTSLGSLIDPAGWLAWDGDLSTLYYGEYMNTGAGASTSGRVKWPGYHVITSASEAGKFTVGNFLAGDSWISATGVPFTSGL; this is encoded by the exons ATGTGTAAGTTCAAGGCTCATTTCATAGCTTTCTCTCTTTTCATGGCCATTAGTGTTTGCACTAGTGACCAAATCTTCTCATGCACTCAAACACCTTTCCCTCATGTTTGCACCAGTTCGATGTCCAACACCATTAAGGACTCATTAGGGTTCCTTAACTCTGCCTTACAAGCAACCCTAGACCATGCAGTGCATACACATAAGCTTGCATCATCAATAGACCTTAGCTTGTTTGATGAGAGAACTAAGTCTGCATGGAATGACTGCCTTGATCTATGTGAGGACACCATTAGCCACCTAAACAAGTGCATGTCTCCAAATTCTGTCTCATTTGATGACTCTCAAACATGGTTAAGTGCAGCCATTGCCAACCAACAAACATGCATGAATGGCTTCATGGACTTCAATGTTGATCCTTCTCAATTGCCATCTTTCCCCTTAACATCCAACAACATATCCAAATTCATTAGCAACTCTCTAGCCATCAATAAGGCCATTTCTCCGACTAACTTTGGCCGTCACCGCCGGTTACTCTCCGGTGACTTCCCGACATGGCTCTCCATCTCAGACCGGAAACTCCTCCAATCATCTAACGTCAAGGCCAATCTTATTGTGGCAAAAGACGGCTCTGGTAATTATAAGACAATATCCGAGGCCATTGCAGCTTCTTTGAAGCTAAGAAAGGATACTTCTTCAAGGTTCATCATACATATTAAAGCCGGTGTCTACAAGGAGAATGTAGAAATTAAGACATCAATGAAGAACATCATGATTATCGGTGAAGGCATCGATAAGACCATAGTCACCGGAAGTAAAAATGTTCAAGATGGTTCCACCACCTTCCGTTCTGCAACTTTCG CTGTCACAGGTGATAAATTCATCGCACAAGATATAACGTTCGAGAACACGGCCGGGCCACAAAAACACCAAGCGGTCGCTCTCCGGTCAGGGGCCGATCATTCATTGTTCTACCGATGTAGCTTCAAGGGCTATCAAGACACACTCTATGTCTACTCCCAACGCCAATTCTACAGAAACTGTGACATTTACGGCACCGTAGACTTCATCTTTGGCGATGCTGCTGCCATCTTACAAAACTGTAATATATACGTAAGAAAATCGATGAGCCAGCAGAAGAACACAGTCACAGCACAAGGCAGAACAGACCCAAATGAAAACACCGGCATAATTGTACATAATTCATTGGTGTCGGCGACGTCAGAATTACAATCAGTGCAGGGTTCCTTCAAGACGTCTCTTGGCCGGCCATGGCAGAAGTACTCAAGGACTGTGTTCATGAAGACATCACTTGGTAGTTTGATTGATCCGGCAGGGTGGTTGGCATGGGATGGAGACTTAAGTACTTTGTATTATGGTGAGTATATGAACACTGGAGCTGGGGCTTCAACTTCTGGTAGAGTTAAATGGCCAGGGTATCATGTCATAACTAGTGCTTCAGAGGCCGGAAAGTTCACTGTTGGAAATTTCTTGGCCGGAGATTCATGGATTTCGGCCACCGGAGTTCCTTTCACTTCAGGGCTTTGA